A single genomic interval of Electrophorus electricus isolate fEleEle1 chromosome 2, fEleEle1.pri, whole genome shotgun sequence harbors:
- the c2h11orf96 gene encoding uncharacterized protein C11orf96 homolog encodes MAVRPMDTASFPMLPAHLMASAMEEFPQHLPVPKGPARGRSRPRRPREARFKTQPVTFAEIAEVEEEGVSPLEEERARRSFLQSLESLRRSTQTLHHAGPRTSTPTQASLDSSDSDSAQ; translated from the coding sequence ATGGCTGTGCGTCCCATGGACACCGCCAGCTTCCCCATGCTTCCAGCCCACCTCATGGCTTCTGCGATGGAGGAGTTCCCACAGCACTTACCTGTCCCCAAGGGCCCAGCTCGAGGCCGCAGCCGGCCCCGGCGGCCGCGGGAGGCCAGGTTCAAGACTCAGCCGGTGACGTTCGCTGAGAttgcagaggtggaggaggaaggggtTTCGCCgttggaggaggagagagcaagGCGGTCCTTTCTGCAGTCTCTGGAGAGCCTGAGGAGAAGCACACAGACCTTGCACCACGCGGGACCGAGGaccagcacacccacacaggctaGCTTGGACTCAAGCGACTCAGACTCAGCCCAATGa